A DNA window from Setaria viridis chromosome 2, Setaria_viridis_v4.0, whole genome shotgun sequence contains the following coding sequences:
- the LOC117843082 gene encoding non-specific lipid transfer protein GPI-anchored 5: protein MAAATLAAAGMMMVALLLAGGASAQSPSSQCTSVLVSLSPCLNYISGNESTAPASCCAQLGKVVQSDPQCLCVALSADPASLGLSVNRTRALGLPDACKVKTPDVSNCKGGGAAAGAPTTSPGTPAGQTPGAATGSKTTPSTESVPGAATMQKGSAGLVATLVATAVLAAAAA from the coding sequence ATGGCGGCGGCCACCCTCGCTGCGGCGGGGATGATGATGGTTGCGCTCctcctggccggcggcgcgtcggcgCAGTCCCCGTCGAGCCAGTGCACGTCGGTGCTGGTGAGCCTGTCGCCGTGCCTGAACTACATCTCCGGGAACGAgtcgacggcgccggcgtcgtGCTGCGCGCAGCTGGGCAAGGTGGTGCAGTCGGACCCTCAGTGCCTGTGCGTGGCGCTGAGCGCGGACCCGGCGTCGCTGGGGCTCAGCGTCAACCGCACCCGCGCGCTGGGCCTCCCCGACGCCTGCAAGGTCAAGACGCCCGACGTCAGCAACTGCaagggcggtggcgccgccgccggagctcccaCGACCTCGCCAGGGACGCCCGCGGGGCAGACGCCGGGCGCCGCCACGGGGTCCAAGACGACGCCGTCGACTGAGTCCGtgcccggcgccgccaccatgCAGAAGGGGTCCGCCGGCCTCGTCGCCACCCTCGTCGCCAcggccgtcctcgccgccgccgccgcgtga
- the LOC117845090 gene encoding type I inositol polyphosphate 5-phosphatase 4, with protein sequence MTEESTKKSKLSWSKSLVRKWFNIRPKAQDFHADSDAGQGRDGGGGSWRPRCSASEASASTAKKSRTDRSSSKRSAERARRGKNNFDVARLTEVQDYRIFAATWNVGGKSPPRGLNLDEWLHTSPPADIYVLGFQEIVPLNAGNVLGTEDNLPAKKWVSLIRRTLNKNPGASGCGGYHTPSPVLDPVVELDADFEGSARRQENFPFFHRRSFHNLSRSLRMDGDYMFPQPRLDRRFSVCDPVNLGGRPSDFDGNLRCPGSPDEEIIDMEVSDAAQFSPFPHSYTASAPSEQNDEQSNSSRYCLVASKQMVGIFLTVWVRNEIRDDVRNLKVSCVGRGLMGYLGNKGSISISMSLHQTSFCFICCHLTSGEKEGDELRRNSDVLEILRKTRFPRVRGSGDVKSPETILEHDRIIWLGDLNYRIALSYCSAKALVEMHNWKQLLEKDQLRMQQRYGRVFQGWKEGRIYFPPTYKYSFNSDRYAGEGMHPKEKRRTPAWCDRILWYGNGLNQLSYVRGESRFSDHRPVYSIFLAEVDIVHQRRRNMGYFSSRIEVEELLPHSQSYREIKFY encoded by the exons ATGACAGAGGAGAGCACCAAGAAGAGCAAG CTTTCGTGGTCCAAGTCCCTCGTGAGGAAGTGGTTCAACATCCGGCCCAAGGCGCAGGACTTCCATGCTGATTCCGACGCCGGCCAGG GAAGGGATGGAGGTGGTGGATCATGGAGGCCCAGGTGCTCCGCGAGCGAAGCAAGTGCAAGCACGGCCAAGAAAAGCAGAACTG ACCGGTCATCATCCAAGCGGAGTGCTGAACGCGCTCGCCGAGGGAAGAATAATTTCGATGTAGCACGCCTGACTGAAGTCCAAGATTACAG GATCTTTGCTGCGACGTGGAATGTCGGTGGTAAGTCACCACCAAGGGGGCTGAATTTAGATGAATGGCTCCATACCTCTCCTCCTGCCGATATCTATGTACTAGG GTTTCAGGAGATTGTTCCCTTGAATGCTGGAAACGTTCTTGGCACTGAAGATAACCTTCCAGCCAAGAAATGGGTGTCCCTTATCAGGCGTACACTGAACAAGAATCCTGGAGCTAGTGGTTGTGGTGGCTATCATACCCCTTCACcggtcctggatccagttgtagAATTAGATGCTGATTTTGAGGGGTCTGCGAGAAGGCAGGAGAATTTTCCTTTCTTCCACCGGCGGTCGTTCCACAACCTCAGCCGTAGTTTAAGAATGGATGGGGACTACATGTTCCCACAGCCAAGACTGGATCGCAGGTTTAGCGTTTGCGATCCAGTCAACTTGGGAGGCAGACCTAGCGATTTTGATGGAAATTTGAGATGCCCTGGATCACCTGATGAGGAGATTATAGATATGGAAGTGAGCGATGCTGCGCAATTTTCACCATTCCCTCATAGCTACACTGCATCTGCACCTTCTGAACAGAATGATGAGCAATCAAACAGCTCTAG GTATTGCTTAGTTGCCAGCAAACAAATGGTTGGCATATTTCTCACAGTTTGGGTACGCAATGAAATAAGAGACGATGTGAGAAACTTGAAAGTTTCTTGTGTCGGCAGAGGATTGATGGGCTATCTTGGGAATAAG GGTTCAATTTCAATAAGCATGTCTTTGCACCAGACAAGCTTCTGCTTCATCTGTTGTCATTTGACCTCAGGGGAAAAGGAAGGTGATGAACTGCGCAGGAATTCCGATGTTCTGGAAATTTTAAGGAAGACCAGATTCCCTCGGGTTCGTGGTTCTGGTGATGTTAAGTCACCTGAAACAATTCTTGAGCATGA TCGTATTATATGGCTTGGGGATTTGAATTATCGGATTGCCCTGTCGTACTGTTCGGCAAAAGCTCTTGTGGAAATGCATAACTGGAAGCAATTATTGGAGAAAGATCAG CTCCGCATGCAACAAAGGTATGGACGAGTTTTCCAAGGTTGGAAAGAAGGAAGGATATATTTTCCTCCCACATACAAATATTCATTCAACTCAGATCGGTATGCTGGAGAGGGCATGCACCCCAAAGAAAAGAGGAGAACACCAGCATG GTGTGATCGGATTCTCTGGTATGGTAACGGCCTCAATCAGCTGTCTTATGTTCGTGGAGAATCTCGTTTCTCCGACCATAGGCCGGTGTACAGTATTTTCTTGGCAGAGGTTGACATTGTACACCAGAGGAGGAGAAACATGGGCTATTTCAGTTCTAGAATTGAGGTGGAAGAGCTCTTGCCGCATTCTCAGAGCTACAGAGAAATAAAGTTTTACTGA